A genomic window from Litoreibacter janthinus includes:
- a CDS encoding biotin transporter BioY, which yields MTLTQAAFGADTFTKKLALVVGGSLFIALAAQVSVPFFPVPMTLQTLAILIVGLSFGARLGAVTVLAYLAEGASGLPVFANMGAGPAYMAGPTAGFLLGFVAMAYVAGLAAGRGMVAMLVASLAAAALIYVPGLAWPLGVAQATGVEAGWAGLSFDKVLSAFATPFLLGDAVKAVLAALAVAGGMKLLAK from the coding sequence ATGACTTTGACCCAAGCCGCTTTCGGGGCAGACACTTTCACCAAAAAACTGGCGCTCGTCGTCGGCGGATCGCTTTTTATCGCACTGGCTGCGCAAGTGAGCGTACCGTTTTTCCCTGTGCCGATGACCCTGCAAACGCTGGCCATCCTGATCGTTGGTCTGTCCTTCGGTGCGCGCCTTGGTGCCGTTACCGTTCTGGCCTATCTGGCTGAGGGCGCATCCGGCTTGCCAGTGTTCGCCAACATGGGCGCGGGCCCTGCTTACATGGCTGGCCCAACGGCTGGCTTCCTGCTAGGCTTCGTCGCGATGGCCTATGTTGCTGGTCTCGCCGCCGGTCGCGGTATGGTGGCAATGCTGGTCGCTTCGCTTGCTGCTGCTGCTCTCATCTACGTGCCGGGTCTTGCATGGCCACTGGGCGTGGCACAGGCCACCGGCGTTGAAGCTGGCTGGGCCGGTCTGAGCTTTGACAAAGTGCTGAGCGCCTTCGCAACTCCGTTCCTGCTGGGCGATGCTGTGAAAGCTGTGCTTGCCGCATTGGCCGTTGCTGGCGGGATGAAACTTCTCGCAAAATAA